From a single Armatimonadota bacterium genomic region:
- a CDS encoding CRISPR-associated endoribonuclease Cas6 yields MLAALDLRLYPKQDCELPHPCAHLVHGAMLRLIRHDDEEMSHALHDSAQVKPFAISTMWPRTRARGEQMTIPKYTECRIRVCTAARPVFDAVSRPIFEILARSGSIELQGTPFHLMDARMEPPFGGAASFESLLVDKGTESVLRFMSPTTFRRQGLNVPLPDPGLVFGSLWQKWQAFSDAPVEQAVFDEMSAATALCRARIVTRGWKYPRFMLIGFAGTVLYQLVKPVSADARMLFGALSGLSFYTGVGYRTTMGMGQCRVLEEEPNQPADHE; encoded by the coding sequence ATGCTCGCCGCGCTCGATCTGCGCCTCTACCCGAAGCAGGACTGCGAGCTTCCCCACCCGTGCGCGCACCTCGTCCACGGCGCGATGCTCCGGCTCATCCGCCACGACGACGAGGAGATGTCGCACGCCCTGCACGACAGCGCGCAGGTGAAGCCGTTCGCCATATCCACCATGTGGCCGCGCACCAGGGCCCGCGGCGAGCAGATGACCATTCCGAAGTACACCGAATGCCGGATCAGGGTCTGCACCGCCGCGCGCCCCGTCTTCGACGCCGTCTCCAGGCCGATATTCGAGATCCTCGCCCGCAGCGGCTCCATAGAGCTTCAAGGCACGCCGTTCCATCTCATGGACGCGCGGATGGAGCCGCCGTTCGGAGGCGCCGCGAGCTTCGAATCGCTGCTGGTGGACAAGGGCACGGAGTCCGTCCTGCGTTTCATGTCTCCCACCACTTTCCGCCGCCAGGGGCTGAACGTCCCCCTGCCCGACCCCGGCCTCGTCTTCGGGAGCCTCTGGCAGAAGTGGCAGGCATTCTCCGATGCGCCGGTGGAGCAGGCCGTCTTCGACGAGATGTCCGCCGCGACCGCCCTGTGCCGCGCGCGCATAGTCACCAGGGGATGGAAGTACCCCCGTTTCATGCTCATCGGGTTCGCCGGCACCGTCCTGTACCAGTTGGTGAAGCCCGTCTCCGCCGACGCGAGGATGCTCTTCGGTGCGCTCTCCGGCCTCTCGTTCTACACCGGGGTCGGCTACCGCACCACGATGGGCATGGGCCAGTGCCGCGTGCTGGAGGAAGAGCCGAACCAGCCCGCCGATCACGAATGA
- the csm5 gene encoding type III-A CRISPR-associated RAMP protein Csm5, whose amino-acid sequence MTRLSDSYRMKITPLAPIHVGSGESMCPGEYFVLDDMICAVNLGNIPSEEMGDLTGKLLGWIDENPVTWVSNVNQSDALKALIRKHTLFRCKSTKSVLDGINARWGLGVSGLEIALLNRTLASAIIPGSSIKGAVRTALLWQAVDGQMHPVPAASDASTWERRTMANRREGPFGGIADDPLRNLKISDAVTGSIGTWVLQPSHVGMSDEAKAQELQDYRECFPAGNRENPYAIRGTLAIETGMLKRRGMEGLISRDAILDACADFYGEVLEQEILFWQKNTDTRSQECAKWYEAAREYAEKHDEGALIRLGWGCGMNTVGLNLAKPYGKHPPKGKNPNFYYDAKTRVLIGRRPPGWALFTLEPD is encoded by the coding sequence ATGACCAGGCTGAGTGATAGCTACCGCATGAAGATAACCCCGCTTGCCCCCATCCACGTCGGCTCGGGCGAGTCGATGTGCCCCGGCGAGTATTTCGTCCTCGACGACATGATCTGCGCCGTCAATCTCGGCAACATCCCGTCTGAAGAGATGGGAGACCTCACGGGCAAGCTTCTGGGATGGATTGACGAGAATCCCGTCACGTGGGTCAGCAACGTCAATCAATCCGATGCGCTGAAGGCGCTCATCCGCAAGCACACTCTCTTCCGATGCAAGTCCACGAAATCCGTCCTCGACGGTATCAACGCGCGTTGGGGACTGGGCGTAAGCGGATTGGAGATCGCACTTCTGAACCGGACCCTCGCCTCCGCGATCATCCCCGGCAGCTCCATCAAGGGAGCCGTTCGCACGGCCTTGCTCTGGCAGGCCGTGGATGGTCAGATGCACCCTGTTCCGGCGGCCAGCGACGCTTCGACATGGGAGCGTCGGACGATGGCCAACCGCCGCGAGGGCCCGTTTGGCGGCATCGCGGACGATCCGCTGCGCAACCTTAAGATCAGTGATGCGGTCACGGGAAGCATCGGCACCTGGGTCCTCCAACCGTCGCATGTGGGGATGTCCGATGAAGCCAAGGCCCAGGAACTGCAGGACTATCGGGAGTGCTTTCCAGCAGGCAACAGGGAGAACCCCTACGCGATCCGGGGGACTCTCGCGATCGAGACCGGCATGCTGAAACGAAGGGGCATGGAGGGACTGATCTCACGAGACGCGATCCTGGATGCCTGTGCGGACTTCTACGGGGAGGTGCTGGAGCAGGAAATCCTATTCTGGCAAAAGAACACCGACACCCGCAGTCAGGAGTGCGCAAAATGGTATGAGGCGGCCAGGGAATACGCCGAGAAGCATGATGAAGGCGCGCTTATCAGGCTCGGGTGGGGTTGTGGGATGAATACTGTAGGACTTAATCTGGCCAAGCCGTACGGCAAGCACCCGCCCAAGGGCAAGAACCCGAACTTCTACTACGATGCTAAGACTCGTGTTCTGATCGGCAGGCGTCCCCCCGGGTGGGCGCTCTTCACCCTGGAGCCCGACTGA